One Saccharopolyspora erythraea NRRL 2338 genomic region harbors:
- a CDS encoding acyl-CoA dehydrogenase produces MDVPKTPASFDRAELAELLDGRWAQVRTHVRRALTGVDLSPGDHLDTESHRARTLEQLHLLVESGITGLGFPLSHGGQGDTGGSVVSLEMLSGNLSLMVKAGVQWGLFGGAVVALGTDRHHDRYLARIMDLQLPGCFAMTETGHGSDVQRLRTTATYDPATEEFVVHTPHEAARKEYIGNAARDGRMAVVFAQLITRGDRHGVHALLVPIRDERGNPLPGVHIEDCGRKAGLNGVDNGRLTFDHVRVPREALLNRYGDVEPDGTYASPIANESKRFFTMLGTLIRGRISVAGTAGGAAKLALRIALRYADARRQFERPGTGEETVVLDYLAHQRKLLPALAKSFALHFAQEELVSTLHDMQSSDDARAQRELESRAAGLKAVTTWHATQTIQTCREACGGAGYLAENQLPQLKADTDVFTTFEGDNTVLLQLVAKGLLTNYKDQFDDIGTLGMARFVADQFVGAVIERTAARPLVQRLADAAPGKDDENVIFDRGWQLRLFDDREKHVLDGLARRLRRATGKDADPFEVFNNAQDHVLKAARVHVDRVVLEAFVAGIERCRDRDTAAVLERLCDLYVLSTVEEDRAWFLEHERLNSRRAKSVTEAVNALCGRLRPHAVDLVESFGIPDQWLTAPIATGAEAGRQEAQRAYDEG; encoded by the coding sequence ATGGACGTCCCGAAGACCCCGGCTTCCTTCGATCGCGCCGAACTCGCCGAACTGCTCGACGGGCGATGGGCGCAGGTGCGGACCCACGTGCGGCGGGCCCTGACCGGCGTCGACCTCTCCCCCGGCGACCACCTCGACACCGAGTCCCACCGCGCGCGGACGCTGGAGCAGCTGCACCTGCTGGTCGAGAGCGGGATCACCGGACTGGGCTTCCCGCTCTCGCACGGCGGCCAGGGCGACACCGGCGGCTCGGTCGTCTCGCTGGAGATGCTGTCCGGCAACCTGTCGCTGATGGTCAAGGCCGGTGTGCAGTGGGGCCTGTTCGGCGGCGCGGTCGTCGCGCTCGGCACCGACCGCCACCACGACCGCTACCTGGCCCGGATCATGGACCTGCAACTGCCGGGCTGCTTCGCGATGACCGAGACCGGCCACGGCTCCGACGTCCAGCGCCTGCGCACGACCGCCACCTACGACCCGGCGACCGAGGAGTTCGTCGTCCACACCCCGCACGAGGCGGCGCGCAAGGAGTACATCGGCAACGCCGCCCGCGACGGCCGGATGGCGGTGGTGTTCGCACAGCTGATCACCCGAGGCGACCGCCACGGCGTGCACGCGCTGCTGGTGCCGATCCGGGACGAGCGGGGAAACCCGCTGCCGGGCGTGCACATCGAGGACTGCGGCCGCAAGGCCGGTCTCAACGGCGTGGACAACGGGCGCCTCACCTTCGACCACGTGCGCGTCCCCCGCGAGGCGCTGCTCAACCGCTACGGCGACGTCGAACCGGACGGCACCTACGCCAGCCCGATCGCCAACGAGAGCAAGCGGTTCTTCACCATGCTCGGCACCCTGATCCGCGGCCGGATCTCGGTGGCGGGCACCGCGGGCGGTGCCGCCAAGCTCGCGCTGCGGATCGCGCTGCGCTACGCCGACGCGCGCCGCCAGTTCGAGCGGCCCGGCACCGGCGAGGAGACCGTCGTCCTGGACTACCTGGCCCACCAGCGCAAGCTGCTGCCCGCGCTGGCGAAGTCGTTCGCGCTGCACTTCGCGCAGGAGGAGCTGGTCAGCACCCTGCACGACATGCAGAGCTCCGACGACGCCCGCGCGCAGCGGGAGCTGGAGTCGCGGGCGGCCGGGCTCAAGGCGGTCACCACCTGGCACGCCACGCAGACCATCCAGACCTGCCGCGAGGCCTGCGGCGGCGCGGGTTACCTGGCGGAGAACCAGCTCCCGCAGCTCAAGGCCGACACCGACGTCTTCACCACCTTCGAGGGCGACAACACCGTCCTGCTGCAACTGGTCGCCAAGGGGCTGCTGACCAACTACAAGGACCAGTTCGACGACATCGGCACGCTGGGCATGGCCCGCTTCGTCGCCGACCAGTTCGTCGGCGCCGTCATCGAGCGCACCGCTGCGCGGCCGTTGGTGCAGCGGCTCGCCGACGCCGCGCCGGGCAAGGACGACGAGAACGTCATCTTCGACCGGGGCTGGCAGCTGCGCCTGTTCGACGACCGCGAGAAGCACGTGCTCGACGGACTGGCGCGGCGGCTGCGGCGGGCGACGGGCAAGGACGCCGACCCGTTCGAGGTGTTCAACAACGCTCAGGACCACGTGCTGAAGGCGGCGCGGGTGCACGTCGACCGGGTCGTGCTGGAAGCGTTCGTCGCGGGCATCGAGCGGTGCCGCGACCGCGACACGGCGGCGGTGCTGGAGCGGCTGTGCGACCTGTACGTGCTGTCCACGGTGGAGGAGGACCGCGCCTGGTTTTTGGAGCACGAGCGGCTGAACTCGCGCCGGGCCAAGTCGGTCACCGAGGCGGTCAACGCGCTGTGCGGCCGGCTGCGGCCGCACGCGGTGGACCTCGTCGAGTCCTTCGGCATCCCGGACCAGTGGCTGACCGCCCCGATCGCCACCGGTGCGGAGGCCGGCCGCCAGGAGGCGCAGCGGGCGTACGACGAGGGCTGA